The Pyxicephalus adspersus chromosome 1, UCB_Pads_2.0, whole genome shotgun sequence sequence TCActgtgatttttacatttacagagttCGTCTGCGCAAGCTTCGGAAGAAGGAAGCCAAGCAGCGCTGGGATGACAGACACTGGTCTCAGAAAAAGCTTGAGGAGATGACAGACAGAGATTGGCGTATCTTTAGGGAGGACTACAGTATTACAACCAAAGGTGGAAAAATACCCAATCCAATCCGCTCCTGGATTGATTCCTCCCTGCCACCACATATTTTGGAAGTTATCGACAAGTGTGGATACAAGGTGTGTTGTCATCTATAGTAAGAATTACTGTATGTTGTCAGCAGTGTTGTGTGCAGTAGCCAGTTGTAGGAAGTCTTTGATGAGTAGTTTGATCACCTTTTATAATGTGTTTAGGAAAACCTGTACCGAGGGAAACACAAAGGGTACTTTTGTCCCCCTTAAAATGTCAAAACTGTCTGAcacaactatttttatttaagCAGTATtaatctaaaacaaatatatgcatCATGGAAGTCTGAATGGATTTTTAACTTCATTCATGTTAGTGCCCATGATAATGTATTTAGTAACCTTAGgattagcattttcaaaaaggaGATCTGAATTAGGATATTTTCTGTTCATACTCCTCTACTGGTTTAAGTGTGTTTAAAATATACCAGAGCAAGCAGACATTATGGGTATTGGTAAAACTAACTTCTAAAGTCAGATAGATCAGTCGCCATCTTGGtaaaggcaacatttttctttttttttttttttgccagagtctccagcaaggagaaccatGAGCAGCACAGTAGCTACATCACCACATCTCTGCAAATCAGAGACTAACAGTGGGATGCAGCAGTGCCATAGACCTTACACTGCATAAATACAGCAATGATTAAGCACCCTCACATACAAGgatgttcaatattttttagaATGAACAGTTAACATACCTAGATATtccatataacattttttatttataccaaaTTTTCAGTTAGCCCACTACAAACAACCCGCTGTTTTCTTTGTACCTAAATTGTATACTAGCTTTATGTTGGTTTGTTTATAGAATTTATGGCATGTCCATCCTATTGGAACTTTAAAGAAGCACTTAATTGTCCTTAAATTACAAACCTCAATGCAGTTTATGTATAATCCACATTTATTgagaatttaaataaaacacaaaaactaaaagCTTTTTTGATTTATGTACTTTACAGGAACCCACACCAATTCAGAGACAAGCCATTCCTATTGGTCTGCAGAATCGTGATATCATTGGTGTAGCCGAGACTGGTAGTGGTAAAACTGCTGCCTTCCTTATTCCTTTGCTGGTCTGGATCACAACCCTGCCCAAGATTGACAGGTTAGACAGCTGTTCTTTTTCAAACAGCATTGCGCCTTTGTTTTGCAGtaacatgtaattttatttgtaagtgttgctttctttttctgtttttaggatTGAGGAGTCAGATCAGGGACCATATGCTATTATTTTGGCTCCAACAAGAGAGTTGGCTCAACAGATTGAGGAGGAAACAATCAAATTTGGAAAACCACTGGGTATTCGTACTGTGGCTGTTATCGGTGGTATTTCTCGTGAGGACCAGGGTTTCCGCCTTCGAATGGGGTGTGAGGTAAGTGTGTTTCACGGGTAGTACATTCTCAGTTGTTTCTTTCATGAAGTAAGGTATCCATATTTCCTTTATGTAGTTACACATGCGTTTGGATAGAGCTGGTCTATTTCTGGCTGTCTACTAAAAGGCTCCTCATTGAGTGGGCTTGCATTCTATTTTCAGAACTAAGCCTTACTCCAACATTATCATAATTTGAATTCACATTTTAATGAATTCTGCATGTATAAACCAGTCAATGCTTTTGCTTCCAGTAGGAGAAGTGTTTAGTGGTGTATTACAGGACATGGgagatttaaacattttgtataccTGTAATTGTATTGGACCCAAAATATCCCCTTTCTGCAATTTAAAAGAtaattgctgctttaaaaaactaCAATATGAGACCAATTACTATACACATGGATTTGAGCATCTGCAGTTTCAGCACAGATTATTTATCTGGTCTGGAACAAGCAGGCTGTACCAAAGTCAGCTGAATGCATTACTAGTCGTGCAGGGTTAAGTGTAATATGCATACttcttccttttaaaatgtacagcCTTCATTGGTATTAATGGAGTTTCTCATATACCACTAGACTGTTTAAGCCAGATGAAAAGaccttgttggtgggtggtggctcctgtattgtgaccaaactcttaagtaaccatccaaaaacagcccggtgattactgaaaagtgccgggtggtgcgcccaacttaAAGGGCcaagggagaacactgcactagaTCTGAGAGATAAATGTGTTCTAGAAAGACAGGgatttcataaatgtattatacAAACTGCAATGACAACACCAGCATAACATATATCTGTAGATAAATTGCAGTTCCCGTTTTAATTTAGAGGACATCTTAGAATAATTTTTAGGGGATCcataaagaaatgatttaatCAGAGTCATTGCTGGGGAGAGGGATTGGGCATGTTATGCTGTCAAGTGGTGTTGAGCCAGGATTATAAAGGcgtcatcaaatgggaggtcacaGCTCTCaaaaccatggttgagaatgtCTGGCATAGAATGTAATTGTATTTCTGTAACACACAActgaaaatatgtaaacataacTGGTGTAAATAGTTTGTTATCCCATACTTATTTACAAGTGACTTTCTTTTTTCTCAAAGATTGTGATTGCCACTCCTGGACGTCTGATAGACGTACTAGAAAATCGCTACTTAGTCCTGAGCCGCTGTACATATGTCGTACTGGACGAAGCTGACCGTATGATTGATATGGGTTTTGAGCCAGATGTCCAGAAGATCTTGGAGCACATGCCAGTTACCAACCAGAAGCCAGACACAGATGAAGCAGAAGACCCGGAAAAAATGACTGCTAACTTTGAGTCTGGAAAGCACAAGTACAGACAAGTAAGTTTTTATGTGGAAAAAAGgagaattttaacatttatttaaatctaattgaaatgattttgtaaaatgatttgtgtatttcttcatGCAGACAGTCATGTTTACAGCTACCATGCCTCCAGCTGTAGAGCGACTTGCCAGGAGCTATCTGCGACGACCTGCGGTGGTGTACATTGGCTCTGCTGGTAAACCACATGAGAGAGTTGAACAGAAAGTGTTCCTCATGTCTGAAAATGAAAAGAGGTGAGCTTTTATTAATGGTTAAAGTGAATTTACAGAACTTCATATTCTAAAACACCAACTaggataaaataattaatttaatttcctACAATATttagtgttttgtgttttttgtagaaTTTTCCTTTGCTACACTTTCAACAAATCTGTTTAATACACATAAACCAAATGGGTTTAAATAGCAAACAATGATCCCATATTTAGAATTTGGGGATATCCCCCATTTATAACAATTTTTCTAAGACAGAAAGTGTAAAATTCTGTTTATCGATTTAGTACATGAAATGCGCATGTTTAGTTTGTCAGTATTCTGTCATTTTTTAGCTTAtattgaatgcttttttttattttaggaagaaGCTGCTTAACATTCTGGATAAAGGATTTGACCCACCAATCATTATCTTTGTCAACCAAAAGAAGGGTTGTGATGTTTTGGCCAAGTCCCTTGAGAAGATGGGTGTATGTATACTGTTCACCTTTAATATTCGCTTATTGCTTATTGCAGGTGGCAACTGGGATTCACATTCTTTTAATGTACAAACTCTGAATCCCCTTTACTCATTTATGCACTTAGAATTACTttagtataataaaattataggtAAAGCATTTTTGTGTTGTCCTATAATAATGTGTATATGAAAACATTAAGTCTGTGAATCTGGGCAGACAAATGCACGAATTGCAGAATTCTGGGAAAGATTTATAACTGGAGAGGAGACAGATTTTCACTGTAAGCAGTCTCCTATTTGCAGTGGCCATGGTCAGATTCCATTCTGTTGCAGTTCTGctgctgaaatgtaaaaattgagcTGCCACCTTGTAGTAAACCCACATTTATATTCTGTCTTATTGCTCCTGTTTAGCATTGCCTTTCTGTGAATCAGTTGATAAATGTCCCTGTGTAGTGGCTTTATTAAAAGACAAATAGTAAGGGGAGTGAAGCTGAAACGTTTTAAGGAAGTACTGGGGGTATCAGAGGTCTGACTGTATTTGTTTTCCTCCCTAGTACAATGCTTGTACTCTTCATGGTGGTAAAGGTCAGGAGCAGAGAGAGTTTGCACTGTCCAACCTGAAGGCTGGAGCTAAAGATATCCTGGTGGCCACCGATGTGGCTGGAAGAGGTATTGATATCCAGGATGTGTCCATGGTGGTGAATTATGATATGGCTAAAAACATTGAAGgtatgtgctttatttttattatataatgtcaCAAATGTTATATTCTTACTGATGGCTTGACATAATTGCACTCGTTCTCAGTTTGACAGCTTAAGTTTCACTCTGGGGAAGAGTTCCTGCCAGAACCAATTTTAGTCTTTTTATAGCATCAATTCCTATTAAAATGTGGACCAAAAGTGTGAGAGGgcttattgtaattgttttttgttttgttttactttctacATTTTCATGTTTAAGTTGTAATGCAATCTTCAACAAAGTAATCATTTTAGCCTATTGTATTGTAGAGATGTCACAGTGCACCTAATATATGACAATGTACCATGTCACATATAAAAGTATCACCTGTTAGTCGATAGTTATTTCTGATTGATTAGAACCATGAACTGAAATGTAACTTTATTAGTGGCCAATTGTGTTATATAGGGAATGTTATCCACACTGACCTTTTTACAATCATGTTTTCTCACATTGGTATTTTCTCTCTACACAGACTATATCCATCGTA is a genomic window containing:
- the DDX23 gene encoding probable ATP-dependent RNA helicase DDX23; the protein is MAGELTDKRDRDGSPSKHRKRSRSRSADRERDRKTSPSKDRKRHRSRERRSRSRSRSRSKSNERDRRQKDRKKDRERDKDTHRRDKDKEKKRSRSPSPSRNKDVKVKKEKEIKKESEEESQTDKKSKVQPLSLEELLAKKKQEEEAEAKPKFLSKAEREAEALKRRQMEVEEKQKFIEEERKKRKQFQEQGRRMLEDPQERERRERRERMDRENNGNEDDEGRIKVREEKDKTKELQAIKERYLGGIKKRRRTRHLNDRKFVFEWDASEDTSIDYNPLYKERHHVQLLGRGFIAGIDLKQQKREQSRFYGDLMEKRRTLEEKEQEEVRLRKLRKKEAKQRWDDRHWSQKKLEEMTDRDWRIFREDYSITTKGGKIPNPIRSWIDSSLPPHILEVIDKCGYKEPTPIQRQAIPIGLQNRDIIGVAETGSGKTAAFLIPLLVWITTLPKIDRIEESDQGPYAIILAPTRELAQQIEEETIKFGKPLGIRTVAVIGGISREDQGFRLRMGCEIVIATPGRLIDVLENRYLVLSRCTYVVLDEADRMIDMGFEPDVQKILEHMPVTNQKPDTDEAEDPEKMTANFESGKHKYRQTVMFTATMPPAVERLARSYLRRPAVVYIGSAGKPHERVEQKVFLMSENEKRKKLLNILDKGFDPPIIIFVNQKKGCDVLAKSLEKMGYNACTLHGGKGQEQREFALSNLKAGAKDILVATDVAGRGIDIQDVSMVVNYDMAKNIEDYIHRIGRTGRAGKSGVAITFLTKEDSSVFYDLKQAILESPVSSCPPELANHPDAQHKPGTILTKKRREETIFA